In Struthio camelus isolate bStrCam1 chromosome 3, bStrCam1.hap1, whole genome shotgun sequence, the DNA window CCTGGATGTAAGTGTTTGTGCTCATGCATGGTTGCCGACCACCTCTGTTTCAACCCGTTGTGCCCAATGTTGCCCCCGTTTACTCATCTGTGCCCACAGTGCCCCACCAGCACAGCAGTGCAGTGGCAGCTGCCCAGCAGGGAGGCTATGAGATCCCCGCACGCTTGCGTACCCTCCACAACCTTGTCATCCAGTACGCCTCACAGGGACGCTACGAGGTAGCCGTGCCACTCTGCAAGCAGGCgctggaggacctggagaagaCATCAGGTCACGATCACCCTGATGTGGCCACCATGCTTAACATCCTGGCGCTGGTGTACAGGTGAGCAAGGGAGGGCAGGACTGGGGCAGCAGAgctttctgcctctctcctttgccAGGACAGGACTTGTGGTGACAGGGGGCTCCCCTAGCTTCCAGTGCTTTGCCTTTTCAAAAGGTTTTGGCATAGATGAGGGGTTTGGACTGCCAAGGTAGAGACTGGCTAAGGTAGGGATGAAGGGAGAAGTGGAAGGGCTGTGGGGGCTGGATCTGTGTGAAAGGAGGGCAGTTGCTCCAGATGCTGCTTGCCATAGGCTGTGGTGTCCAGACCCCTAATAACTGGTCAACTTTGCATTGCAGGGATCAGAATAAATACAAAGAGGCAGCACACCTCCTGAATGATGCTCTCTCCATCCGTGAGAAGACCCTGGGCAAAGACCATCCAGCGGCAagtctctcccttctcctttggTTGCTTCCCTTGCCCTTCCCTCGTGGGTGCCAACAGGGCTGGAtcagtgccctgcctccctttAGGGACGGCCGTGGCCAGGCCCCTCTGTGCTGGACTGCCAAGGAGAGCAGTGTGCCCTGTGGTGGGAAAGGTGCTGCTCACACAGTGTGAGACACTGTTTTGCCTCTTTCCCCTCCTTCAGTATGGCCTGTCGGGGGTAGTTGACCTCTCCTGGATCCTCTGATCTGGGCAGGGTAGCCTTCTGTCTCTGGAGCCCTTTCTCTCCagaagcagctgtgctgcagggatAAAGGAAGTGAAACAGTTACTGGTGTTGCCACCCGGTCCCCTTGTCTGATCCTGCTGGATCCTACGTTGCCTCACAGAGAAGCCTATGTCTCTGCAGGTGGCAGCAACCTTGAACAATCTGGCTGTTCTCTATGGCAAGAGAGGGAAGTACAAAGAAGCAGAGCCACTGTGTAAGCGAGCCCTGGAGATCCGTGAGAAGGTACCGGTCCCCCATACTCTCctttcttccagctcttcctGAGGGTTTTCCGCCAGTACCTCACTGCACCTGGGAGATGCAGAACCCAGTATTGCTTAGAAAGAAGGATGATCCGTGGCTTGAAAAGTGGCTGTTGCCTCCACCTAGCCTGTTCCGGTGCCAATTCTGCCACCACCTTTCCAGTCTCTGCAGGGTTGTTTCCAGTGTTAGAGAGCCTGGCAGGAGGTAGAAGACCTGATTTCTCCTCTTAGTCTCTGTTATCCTCGGCTCCTGTCTGGCATAGGCACATCCTAGGGGGACTGCAGTGCCTGCTTATTCTCTTGCTGTTATTTCTAGCATGCTGGTCAGGGGATCAGCGTGACAGAACAATCTGGCTAGGGCCAGAGCTGCCTGGCTGTCCCCAAGAGCCCACTGCAGTGTCTGAGTGTTGCCTTTTTGTGGTTTCTCTTCTCTGGCTTCCCTAGGTCCTAGGCAAAGACCATCCTGATGTGGCCAAGCAGCTGAACAACCTAGCCCTGCTGTGCCAGAACcagggcaagtatgaggaggtgGAGTACTATTACTGCCGAGCGCTGGAGATCTATGAGAGCCGCCTGGGTCCTGATGACCCCAATGTGGCCAAGACCAAGAACAACCTGGTGAGGTCATGGGGAGAGGCAGTGTGGCAATGGAGAGTGGTGTGAGGCAAGCGTTGCCTGGCGCTTGGAGGAAGCGGGGAGAAGGCAGGGAAGGTAGAAGGTTAATCTGTGTGGcccagcagggctggagctgtgTTTTCTTGGTTGCAGGCCTCCTGTTACCTGAAGCAAGGCAAATATAAGGACGCGGAGGTGCTGTATAAGGAGATCCTCACCCGTGCTCATGTGAAGGAGTTTGGCTCTGTGGATGGTTTGTACAGCAGTtgttggggctggggagggatgTGCAGTTTGGTCTCCTGGCTCTCAGCCCAGGCTTGGCTGGTTCTGATAACCCACTGGCAGAAGGATGGGGTCCCTGCTTGGGGCAGCCCTTGAAATACTGCCATTCTTGTCTTGTGCCCCAACTTTTCTCTGAGAAGGGGTCTTAGGGAGCTCTGGCTCTCAGTCTTTGCTAGGTTGGGCCCTGTTGCGGCTAAAAGGGGTAGTAGCAAGTGGTGCAGCTGTTCCCAGCATGGGCTGAGGTCTCTGCTGTACTCCTGGCACAGGTATTCCCCCATGGGAGGACTTGTTCCTTATTTCTCATGCCCTTGCAGTGTCACTTGTCCTTCTTGGTGCTCTGGTCATTGGCTGGAAGCCCTGTCACCTCCCTCTGGTGAGCCACTGGCTTTGGGGATGGAGCACTGGGCTGTGCAGGAGGCAGAGCcccagaggaagcagcagagtgGCAGGATGAGGTGGTGAGTGAAGCTGTCTTGTGTTCTTCCCCGCACAGATGAGCACAAGCCGATCTGGATGCACgcggaagagagagaggagatgaGCAAGGTGAGTCCAAGCGGTGCTGCAGCCTGTTGCAGCAGCGAGAGCCCTGGGAGGGGAAGGAGTTCCTGGGGTTTTGCTCCTCTCTCCCATCACAAACAGAACCTCCTTCCTGCAGTCTGAAGAGCTGCCATGGTGAGCTGCCATGGACAATGGCCAGGAAGGGTCCCTGTGGGTCCACAGGTATGGGGAAAGGGCGTGACCGCTCCTTGGGGCAGCAGGAATTGGAGGCCCATCAGAGGCCTTGATGCTGTTCCTGAGGTAGGGGCGTACTCCGCCCTTCAGCCACACTgcatgctctctttctctctctctctctctctctctgtctttgctTTAGCGATCCCTGTAGAGCATGCAGATGGTGGAAGATGACAGATGGCAGTGCCACAGGGCCTTGGCACTCTGTCTCAAAGAGCTGCTAGTACTCGGAGCACAGCCTGCTCCTGAAGCAACTCTAAGGCTGCCTGGGAAAAAGATGGGCTAAGAAGACACTGCTGCCATCACCTTGCTTGGGAAACAGAGCCAAACCTCCTGAAACCCAGCTCCGGTCACAGCAGGCCTTAGCTGCACCGTGTCCTAGCTGGTCTCTGAACAAGGGCAGACATGCATTGCACTTGCCTTGACCTTGGCCAAGAGACAGAGCAGCTATTGCTCCTGTTGCCCCAGCACTGCTCTGTGCCACAGCTGATAAATGCAGCtgtgtcctgcctctgcttttctCAAGACCTTAGCGGGTTTTTTGCCAGGAAAGTGAAGAAGCAGGATGAAGGTCTCCAGGCTCTCTAGCTGCAATGGGAGCAGACACtggctctctcctttccctttgcccTCTGAGCAGGCCCCATCCCTGCGTGGGCTTCAGCCAGCAGGCTCACAGGCGTGGCTTAGACTTTTATCATTCCCATCCTGTGAGCTCTAAGAGCAGGGTCCTGGCAGGTGCCTCCTGCCAGTGTCCTGCATCCTCCCACCGAACTGCTCTGTGGGATCCCAAGCACAGGGCTTTTGCAGGCTCAGCTCTGCACtgccctgctctggctgctgccctgcaAAGACTCTACTGCAAAGAAATTGCACTGCTTCCTGCTATGGCACCATCCTACACAGGGGAAATCAAAGACTGAGTAGGGACCAGGCTCCCCTTGCCCTCTCTGGGGTTGAGATGCTTCTTATGGTATCTTTGGAGAAGTGGGAGGTCGAATGTAGGCATTTGCAATGTGGAGCTGTGCTCCAGCtagctggctttgctgcagggATGAGAGAATGGGCTGCCTTTGGGGGAGACTTGGGATAGAAGGGGAGAGGACCTAGGAATGATCCATTGGGCCTGGTTGGGGCGTTAGTTTTAGGAGGAGACAGTGTTTCTTGCCAAGGGTGAGATTCATTTTGTagcctggggaaaggctgagaCTCTTCTCGTATCCCTGGGCCTGCTGCCTCTGGGACTGCTGCCTCCCAGGCAGCGGTGCCCAGATGCCAGAGTTTGCCTAGTCCTCCCAGCCGGGCAGCAGTGACTGTAGACCTGCTTGTGCCTGGTgcttctgctctctgccttgtgcTGCATTTCCACATCTCCTATTAAAAAATATCAAATCCCTCTTTGGAGAGCTTCACTTCTTTTTCCCTcacccctccctttcccctctgtTCTCAGTggcagcagggggaggctggTTTTCCTGCCTGTGCCAGGGCCTTGGGCACAGCTGGCAGCCCCAGGCATTTAACGCCTTTCCCCCTGGGTTCAGTGGCCAGTTTGTGGATACCTATATGTAAAGTGTTGTGGTGTTTTGAATCTTGGGCTCTCTTGTCCCTTAGAGCTGCCCAAGCCATGCAGACTTTGGGGCAAGGAAACCCAAATGTACTGTATGGCTCGAGGAATCTCCAGCACGTGGGCTGGAGCTCCTAGGAGCGCTGTGGGGCTGAGCAGGAAAAAAGGCCCCTAGGAGGACTGTTCCTTCAGGGGCTAGAGCCCTTGCTCGAAGGAAGGGAAACCCCTGCTGCAGAGCCTTGGTCCTTGgtgagagcagctctgctgtgctTGGAGCTGAGCTGGGCACTGCCTGCCCAGACTGTGTGTCCTGTGGGTGCAGACTCGGGGGCATGGGCGCACAGTGTGTGGGCAGGCAACCCCACTCCTACAGCAGCAGTGACTCCTGCCTGCAGGCACCATGGCTCACACTGACCCAGGCAGTGCTGGCCAGGAGCCAGCGTCCTGCACGTCGGCTCATCCCAGCCCTAGCTTTCTTCTTGGGCATCAACGTCTGGCCAGCAGCCTCTTTGCTCCTggccgggggtggtggggggaagcaGCTGGCCAGCTTTGGAGTGCAAAGGCTGAGGGTGGTGAGAGGACAGCTTAGTGGGACAGAGTTGCTGTGGGCACACCTGACCCCGCAGGCAGAAGTCAGGGCAGTGGCTGGCTGATCCCTTTTCTAGCCACAGCTGTGGGTTTTAGTGCCTGTGCTGGCTGGCCTGCCTCTGGGGTTTTCTGTCTCCTGTTGTGTGCTGGTGAGGGATGGGGAACAATGATAcagcccttggagagctgcatggatgggCTGCACTGGCCCTGCTGCTTCTGGccctgtggaaggggcaaggagatgGGAGCGTGCTTACTGCTGGGGTGCGGATGTCACCTCTGCTTGTGGCCCAAATATGTTGCAGGGAAAGTGGTTGCAGCTTCCCCTCTGGGAACCCACCAGTGTTTGCACGTGATGTTTCTGAAAGTGGCACTGGTGCTGGGGATGGCCCAACATGTCCTGGGGGTTACTCCTGGGACCCAGCTGGAGAGCCCAGGCTGGAGAATTGCAACAGGCATGGGGCTAATGGCTGACTCTCTTCTCTCCTCACCCTATAGAGCAAGCACAGAGATAGTGCTCCTTATGCCGAGTATGGCGGCTGGTACAAGGCCTGCAAGGTTAGCAGGTAAGAGGGGTTCACAGGCAGCTGcaagctgtggcaggaggtggccaCCAGGCTCCCTCTCATCCTCTATCTATCTCCGCAGCCCAACCGTGAACACTACACTGAGGAATCTGGGTGCACTGTACCGGCGCCAGGGCAAGCTAGAggcggctgagactctggaggaGTGCGCGGTTCGCTCTCGGCGGCAGGTAACCCTGGAGGGGACCGTTCCCAGTGGCAGGGGGCACTGTGGCACTCGGGGGTGGCAGGTTACAGTGTGGTGTTTGGCTCAGTGTGTGGTGGTAGGCTCTCCTGTGCCTTACAGCCTCTAATGCCCTTAGGTTACGTTCACACAATGCTGGAGCACCTTGATGGTTGGGGTTGCGTTTGTGCAGGGGCATGCAGGTGTCTGCGTGTGCATGGGGGTGTGGAAGCGCATGCATACACGGGAGGGACGTGTGCTGGAGCATGTGTGTGCGTAAGCACGGGGGGAGCATGTGTGGCTTTCAGAGTGCAGAAGTGTGTAGCTGTACCAGGACAGGGTCTTGGGCTTTGCTAGCAGCTGAGATTTGCCCTGGGATGTTTTCTTCCTGCTACTTTCTAGTCTAGGGGACTCCCTAGAGATTTCCAGAAGTGCCTCCCACCCTAAACTCCTTTCAGTCCTCAAATAATAAAGCAGGAGCGGTTAGTGCCCAGCACAGAGACTGAGGGACAGCAGAAACCTTCACGCACTGCCGCACAAAGAAACCAAGCTGTCAGCTTTGAGGCTGTGTGCCAGGGTGGCTGGTGGCTTGGAGAGGACTTCCTGAGCTGGAACCTGAACAAAGACTGCTGAGGGCTGAAGCGTACTTGGCTCTGTCCTTTCTGTGTAGGAGGGTTTTGGCTGTGATGGGGCAATGGTCAGGACTGGACAAGGCAGAGCAACGGCATGGCAGAGCGCTAGAGGGAAGGAGTGCAGAACAGCGAAGCCTCTAGTGCTTCCTTGTCCCCTTCTGCTGCAGGGCATTGACCCCATTAACCAGACCAAGGTGGTGGAGATCCTAAAGGAGGGTGATGGTGCAGAGAGGCGGCGAAGCTTGGGGGGCAGCGTCAAGTACGAGAATACCACAGACGGTAGCGAGGAAGTGAGTATGGGCGTGGAATGGAGTGGGGTAAGTACAAGACACCATCAAGAATGGCCTCGGCCGGCTgctggaggcaggggacagcTTGGCTCAGGGCTCTCCCCACGTGGCCTGTCGTGGCATCTTTGTCTGCCTCCATTCGTTCCCTGCacacttccctctcctctctcttggcATAAGCCAGCAGGCCCACAGAGGTGCGTGTCTGGGCCCAGCTTCTGGTATACAGGCCAGGTAGTCCCAACTGATGGCCCCCCCTCCTAAGGGGCTGTCAGGCCCTGGCGATACACAGCACGAGCTGGTCCTGGCCTGCCCTTAATCTTAGCCCTGACACTCTTATTAACACCTCTCACTGCTGCTCCCCTCTTGAGACCCCTGGCTGAGAGCATCGGCCCCATCTCAGGCCCATGCAGCCGCTCTGAGCAGCTTGGCTGGCTGTCCTGCACCACGCCACAGGCAGTTCCGAGTCCGGGGAGGGTTGCGCGCGTGTGTGCCTGGTGCGTCTGTGCAACTGAGTGATTTCAGGGCACGGGGAATAGTCTGTAGCCTATGTTTTTGCTGTCCCACTCACCTGGCCTTGTGCCATCTGTGGGCTCTGGCCAAGCGGAGGTGATAAAAGGCAGGTCCTTGTAGGAAGCTAGGCTAGGCTGACCAGTGGTGGCGAAAGAGGCTGGTGttagctgaggctcaggcagggtGATTTGAGGCTGCCTAGGCTTGCTCTGAAACCGAAAAGTACTTTGGTCACTAGCTCCGAGTTTGGAGGAGCGTAGTGGTCTGGGTCTGAGACAAGTAATTTTCAGCCTCTgtaaggaggaggatggagaggaaaCAGCATGCAAGCATTGCGCTGGTGGGTGCTTGGCTCGAGGGCTGCGAGAGCTGTTAACGCTGCCTGTGCCCCTTGCAGGCCCTAGCTGGGACTGTAGCGTAGCTAGCACATGGGGCTGGTTGTGGCCTGACACAGGCGATGAACTGAGCACGCAAGTTCTCCGCTCCCTCCTCATGTCTGCTGTCACTAACTCTTCCCCCATGTGGTTCCGCTCCATCCTCGCCCTGCATgagctccctcccttcctcctttctcttctctgttgcCATGACAGCCCCTCAGATCCAAAGCCTTCATGAAGCCGCTGGCTCTCTTGATTGTGGATTGTACCCAGGAGGTGGCTAGAGGGGACCTtgggaagcagagctgcaagggGGCCCAGAGGGTCCTCCAGATGCAGGGCTATACCCTGTCCCAGCCCTTGGGGTCAGGCCCAAAGAGGGTCCTAGCCCTGGCAAGGCACCAACCCTGGGCCTTGTGCTCCCTGTCAGTAGAGGGGCTGGATGAGCGTGGAGGGAGGGCTGTGGGTTCAGGTTAGGATCACTCTGTCCCTGTCCTGTCCGGTATCTCTCTGCAGTTCCTCCTGGCTGTGGTGGTGGCTGGTtgctctgtgctggtggtgatctgAGAGACCTTCCTAGTGGTCTCTGAGCTGATCATGCCGAGGCAAGCAGGCAATGCCACCCCCTCTTACAGCCCAGCTGAGGGGAATTGTGCCTTTTGTGCTGTCCCTGCCCTTGTGATCCTTCCCCAGGGGCCTGGCAGGCCTGCCCTGGCCCAGCCGGTTGTAGGGTTTGGGAGCTAGCTCAGCACCCTGGGGATACGGGTGCTGCTGCTTGGTGCTAGGTGCCTTCCCCAActtgctgcagaagcagccagctcCCTCTCCCTAGCCAGCAGCCTTGCGCTGGGCTGCAGCTCCCCCAGAAAGGAGGCCAAGATGAGTCTCTCTTGCCTGTTACAGCCAGTTGTTCCCTATGCTGGTCTGGAGACCTCAGATATACTGCCCTAGGCCAGTCCCTACTGCCACCCCTCAGCTGttggctgcagcaggcagggccaTAGCAATCCCAAGGGTGCCAGCAACCTCTGtgccctgctgccctgggcagctATGGGAGCACCTTGGGGCCTGGAGCAGCCTCTTGCTGCCCAGGTAATTGGGCTAAGAGACCCAGGGTCTGGGCTATGAGAGGAGGGGTGGCACCGGCTCAGTGGTGCCTGAGGTCTCTGCAGGCACCCTGTGGGTGCATGAGGCCCAAGAGCAGGGAGCACTTACACTGTAGCACCATACCTGTCCCTCCCTGAGCTAGCTGTTCCTGCTAGCCTGCTAGAGTGTGCTGGCCAAGACGTGAGCCCTAGTGTTTTGGCCTCACAAGTCTCCCTCCTTGTCCAAAGTAGCCTGCTGTCATTGTGGGTAGCCTGggcgctgctctgcctgctgcctgggTTACCTGCATCCTCATGGCCTTGTAAATTGTGTCTTTCTCCTCTCTGTGCACTAGGCTTAAATGCCTCCCGAGactccctctttcccctccaccGCAATCACCTGGATGTTTGTGTTGTACCTTCCGACTTTTCCTCCACACCATCCCTCCTTCCTCGGCAAGATCTCCACGCCAGTCCCCCAACCCTCCCAGCGTGCGAGGGCACCACAGCGCCTGCAGAGGAGTGCCTGGCCACCTGGGCCCAGCTCCAGTCCCGTAGCCAACAAGAGCAGGAAGaagctgcatggagctggctgCTCCCCCTGGCCAGGGCAAGGGGCTGCCGTCCCCTTGCGTgtcaccacccccctccccagcctgccctTGCACGTCCCCAGGGACCTGGGGACCAAGCCTGCGGGGGATTGTCTTCACTCCAGGCGTGCCGACTCTACCGTCTTTAGACATCCTCAACCATCCTAATTTGTTCCCTCCGTTTCTGCAGAAGCCAGGATGGAGGCGTGAAAATGGGGGACCATTTTAGGACGCAGAGGCCTGGTTTTAGCAGGGCTGTTGTGTGCACAGTTGCTCCTTTCCCTGTAGGCTTAGCTGATGTTAGTGCCCTGCAGCAAACCTGCGCTGGCCACCAGAGCTACAGGGCTCTCCCTGTAGCACAGGGCAGTAGGTGTCCCTGTCCTGCCATCCTCCTCCTGGCTGAGCTCCACAGCCCAAGGGCAGCACGTAGACCTCTCCGCAGGGGCACGGGGATGGAAGGCGGTCCACAGCTACTGTGCAGCCAGGGCAGGATGGGGAGTGGTGACAGCCAAAGGCTATGAGTGGAAGAGGGACCTGCCAGGACAAGCATATTTGGTTGTGGCTTCCTGACCTGACGCAGTAACTCAGTCCCTTGGCTACTGGCATTAAGGGGTGAATTGGCTCCCCCTTGCTCTGGGGTCCCCAGGCGTTGCTGCTGGGAGAGGGCAAGGATAGAGCTGTTTGCTGCTTCTTAAAGGCAGAAGGAGGAAGAGTAAGAGGAAAGCAGAGCCCTTCTGCATAGGGCCAGTTAGAGGTGGCCGAGATGAGGAAAGGGTTGGCTTAGAGTGGTCTGGAAAAAAGTAGGTGCTAAGAAGGgtatgaggagagagagagagctggggCTTGGGCTccgaggaggaggcgggggcagATGGAGGGAATTTCTACAGGAGGAGAAAGCTTTCCTGGGGAGAAGGGGCCACATTGCTGATGGAGGAGAGCAGTTCCTGAACACAGGGCCTGGCTTGCCCTTGCCTGGCCAGGCTTGGGTTCTGGGGCTGCGACTTGCCTTCTGGCCAGGTGGGTGGGAAAACCCTAAGCTGGCCCCAGCTAGGGATACAGTGCTGACCCCGGGCTTGCGCAGGGATGGCTCCCTGCTTCTGCCAGGACTCTAGGCCTGCACAGGGTCCAGGACTGTTGGTCACTACCAGGAAGGGGATATTTTGTATGGCCAGGCCACCACTGCCCTGAGACTCTCACCTTAGGTGCTGACCCTCATCCCAGCTCCTATAGGAGGTGagcttccccagctctgctgcctgggaAGGAGGCTGGGGAAGCTGCAGCTTGCAGGATAGAGCCTGGAGGCCAGCGCAgctgccgccctccccccccccccccaaatatttatttagttagatcatttcttcatttctcctaTGCTAGTCACCTGGTAGGCTGTGATGCTAAACGTGCTTGCGTCTGTCTGGACCTGGCTCTCCCATGGTGGCACGGAGGCCCTAGGGCACGTGCATACTGCTTCCCTGGGAGCTTGTGCTTGCTTGAAGGGTCACGGGGGCTGGAGCTCAGGATCTGAGTGCTCTTGGGCTGCCCtttctctgcccttctctcccAGTGCTGCCCTGTGCCCTGAGCAGGGCACGTCCTCAGCGCGAGGCACATGCAGGCCTCGACACCGTCTGCCCCTGCGCTTTGCCCTAACTTGGACCTGGTGCTGTAACAACTGTACCTCCAATTAAAGGCAGACAGACCTAAACCGCTGCTCTGTGCTTCTTTCCATGCTCTGCAGGCCAGTGCCAGTCAGCTCAGGGGTGGCGGGGGGCAAACTTGCTGCTGGAAGCTGGCAAGGGGGTATGCAGTGCCTGTGCATGCACAGGGGGATGCACGGGCGGCCCCTTGTGCGGGCCGAGCAGTGGAAGCGAGGGACCCAACTCCACTCCCAACTCCTTGGCCTCCAAACTTCTCCAGGGCTTGGGCATGCTCCCTCGGCCAGCTCAACGGCCACGTGGCAGGGCTGCCCCAAGAGCTGTTTCCATGAGCCAGAGAATGCCCTGTTGTGTCCTTGGGCGCCAAGCGCCACGCGCTGCTGTATCCTGCCTGAGCCTGCTGCCTCCATGAGACAGACAGGGTGGGAGCACGCAGTGGAGAGCGGCTCAGTGTTGGGGCTGCCTCATGCTCTCTGAATGCTTTCAGCCTGGTGGGTGCGATGGGGTGGGGGCTCTGCGGTAAACCGAGCCCCAAAAGTGTTCTGCGTTAAAAATAACCATGGAGAAAAGGGggtggtgggggagaggggaggctatTTTTAACCCTGTATGCAGCAGTGCCTGATTCTGGTATTGGTCTGCAGTCAGCCTACGTCATTGCAGCTGGGGAAACGTGgccccttcctccagccctgACCCCAGAGCATCCTCCCTGGCTGGATCCTGCTGCCCCTGTCCCATGGTCCTGCTCCCCTACCCCAGCACtgtgcccttcccctcccccagcttCTGCGCGTCCTAGAAAGAGGAACAGCACCCAGTACGACAGCACCTTGCAAGGAGGGGTGGGTGGGGGTTCTTTTGCTCCCCTGCATCCTCACTTGTGCCAGGTACCAAGGGGCAGCCCTTCCAAAACCTTTCCCGCTGGCTGCTGAGTCCAGGGTGCCTACTAGAGGAGTTAAATTGTTTGCTTTGCTAATATTTACAGTGCTTTCCACGTTCCTGGTGGCTGTGTCCCTTGCAGCAACAGCACACACGGTTCCCAGTTTGGAAACCCTTCATTGTGATGTGAAAGCGAAAAGTTGCAACGTGTTTGGCTTATCCAGGAAGGGATGGGATCAGTTTCCGATGGCGGGATTGCTGATAGGAAAAGAAACATTCAGCTAGTGGAGAAAGGTGCAGGGCTGGATCGCTTTCGGACAGCTGCTGCAGGGAGATTTTGGAAAAGATTCCCCAGGGGCGTAACAGGGCATGGAAGCTTTGGGTTCAGCACAAGGGACAAGTCGTCTAAGCAGACCCTGCTCGTCTGCAGAGCTTTGCTGACGGTCCTAgagcacttgctgctgccagccagggctgcagggccTTGTGTTTGTGCAGAGCAGTACGAAGGGGCCTGAACACACGCTCGAAAAGACCGAAGGGCTTTTGTGGTCGCCTTGGCTTCGTTTCTTCAGCCTTGATGTGCCAGGGAAGCCAGCAAGGGGCTTAGACCATGGAGGACCGCTGTCATTACCAAGCCTTCAAAGCAAAAGTCACTCTGCTTCAGCTGTGACCCCGCAGCCTCGTGTAATAAGTCTAGCCGTGGGGGAGACCTCGTTGCCACAGCGGCCCAGTGGCACGAGCTGGTGTTACGCTGGCAGTCTGTGCCGTACTGGTGTGTAGGGCTAAAGGCAGGATAGGCCAGAGCCCATCGTGAGCTGAGCAGGTGTTTCTGAATAGCAGGGACTTTTGGGGGGTGCATGGGAGGAACAAGCTGGGGAATCAGGTTTAGGCCTGGTTTTGCCCCTTGGGAAATGCAGGCAGCAGTGAAGAAAGCCCCACAAAGAGCCGCTCATGGGCAGCTAGCGGGgatgggcgtagggctgggaggtgctggctTGGGCCATGCAGAGCATTGGCACGGCCAAATACATCCCAGACTGAGCTATGTGAATCTCTCAGTGGGCTCAAAGCTGATCACCTGGGGGGATTCAGGGATGGGACGCGTGCGTGTGTGCAGAGTGGTTTCATCTGGCAGGAGTGAGCCCCgggaccccagggtgccccaggcGGGATGTACACCAAGTGAAAAGctgaggaggagagggggaatgGCACAGGtgcagtggggaaggggaagggggagtcTGGTCTCCTGCCAGCACCAACTGGCTAGAGTCCTCGATAGGAAAAGGCAGGATGGCCTGGCCTGACCAAAGCTGCCCCCCAGCTGGGGGGTCCCAGTAGGGCTGGGTGCTTCCCTGGCCACCAGGCGCCACAGTGACTGCTGCCTGAGCCAGGCCAGCCGATGGGGTTGGACCAGCTCCGAGCAGGGGCACGGTGCTCTggctgggcaggcaggagcccaCGGGCCTGGCTGAGCCAGGCTGCGGCGGGGGTCCTGGGCTCTGTGGTCCACGTGTGCCCCCGAGAGCCAGGGCGAGCAGAAAGCCTGCTCCAGGCCGGGGTACGTCCCCAGCGCAGGCAGGCGAGGGGGTgttcaggggcaggccccgtcctGGCCGCCCGTCCGTGGCACGTGGGAGCGTGCTCGCTGCCGctcagccgccgcccccggcttGTGTCTCCGTGTCCAGGACGGCAGCGGCACCCTCCAGCGCAGCAGCTCCCTGGGAAAGATCCGGGAGGTGATACGGAGGAGCAGCGAGATGTTGGTCAAGAAACTGCAGGGCAACGGCCCCCTGGAGCCCAGGAACAGCAGGTACGGCCCCAGCGGGGCAGGGCCAGCGGTCCCACCGCCTGGGGGGGTGCAAGCTCACTGTGCTCTCCT includes these proteins:
- the KLC4 gene encoding kinesin light chain 4 isoform X3, with translation MSTMVYPREEKLDKLSQEEIISNTKLVMQGLEALKNEHNSILHSLLETIKCLKKDEEANLVHEKSNLLRKSVEMIELGLGEAQVMMALSNHLNAVESEKQKLRAQVRRLCQENQWLRDELANTQQKLQRSEQTVAQLEEEKKHLEFMNQLKKYDEDVSPSEEKEGDSTKDSLDDLFPNEEEEHGPGLPHQHSSAVAAAQQGGYEIPARLRTLHNLVIQYASQGRYEVAVPLCKQALEDLEKTSGHDHPDVATMLNILALVYRDQNKYKEAAHLLNDALSIREKTLGKDHPAVAATLNNLAVLYGKRGKYKEAEPLCKRALEIREKVLGKDHPDVAKQLNNLALLCQNQGKYEEVEYYYCRALEIYESRLGPDDPNVAKTKNNLASCYLKQGKYKDAEVLYKEILTRAHVKEFGSVDDEHKPIWMHAEEREEMSKSKHRDSAPYAEYGGWYKACKVSSPTVNTTLRNLGALYRRQGKLEAAETLEECAVRSRRQGIDPINQTKVVEILKEGDGAERRRSLGGSVKYENTTDGSEEDGSGTLQRSSSLGKIREVIRRSSEMLVKKLQGNGPLEPRNSSMKRAASLNYLHKSSDASFEGTQGLRAESRGLSASSTDLSSHSSLLTSN
- the KLC4 gene encoding kinesin light chain 4 isoform X10 yields the protein MDHEGCGSRTMSTMVYPREEKLDKLSQEEIISNTKLVMQGLEALKNEHNSILHSLLETIKCLKKDEEANLVHEKSNLLRKSVEMIELGLGEAQVMMALSNHLNAVESEKQKLRAQVRRLCQENQWLRDELANTQQKLQRSEQTVAQLEEEKKHLEFMNQLKKYDEDVSPSEEKEGDSTKDSLDDLFPNEEEEHGPGLPHQHSSAVAAAQQGGYEIPARLRTLHNLVIQYASQGRYEVAVPLCKQALEDLEKTSGHDHPDVATMLNILALVYRDQNKYKEAAHLLNDALSIREKTLGKDHPAVAATLNNLAVLYGKRGKYKEAEPLCKRALEIREKVLGKDHPDVAKQLNNLALLCQNQGKYEEVEYYYCRALEIYESRLGPDDPNVAKTKNNLASCYLKQGKYKDAEVLYKEILTRAHVKEFGSVDDEHKPIWMHAEEREEMSKSKHRDSAPYAEYGGWYKACKVSSPTVNTTLRNLGALYRRQGKLEAAETLEECAVRSRRQA
- the KLC4 gene encoding kinesin light chain 4 isoform X9, producing MSTMVYPREEKLDKLSQEEIISNTKLVMQGLEALKNEHNSILHSLLETIKCLKKDEEANLVHEKSNLLRKSVEMIELGLGEAQVMMALSNHLNAVESEKQKLRAQVRRLCQENQWLRDELANTQQKLQRSEQTVAQLEEEKKHLEFMNQLKKYDEDVSPSEEKEGDSTKDSLDDLFPNEEEEHGPGLPHQHSSAVAAAQQGGYEIPARLRTLHNLVIQYASQGRYEVAVPLCKQALEDLEKTSGHDHPDVATMLNILALVYRDQNKYKEAAHLLNDALSIREKTLGKDHPAVAATLNNLAVLYGKRGKYKEAEPLCKRALEIREKVLGKDHPDVAKQLNNLALLCQNQGKYEEVEYYYCRALEIYESRLGPDDPNVAKTKNNLASCYLKQGKYKDAEVLYKEILTRAHVKEFGSVDDEHKPIWMHAEEREEMSKSKHRDSAPYAEYGGWYKACKVSSPTVNTTLRNLGALYRRQGKLEAAETLEECAVRSRRQGIDPINQTKVVEILKEGDGAERRRSLGGSVKYENTTDGSEEA